One Spinacia oleracea cultivar Varoflay chromosome 4, BTI_SOV_V1, whole genome shotgun sequence DNA segment encodes these proteins:
- the LOC130471475 gene encoding 40S ribosomal protein S24-1-like: MPLARGSTCQRYGKSSSLAVHSTEYAAATAELKDKLASIYDVKDPNSIFVFKFRTHFGGGKSIEFGLIYDSVDNAKKFEPKYSLIRNGLATKIEKSRKQMKKRKNIAKKISGVKKTKAAEAGKKK, translated from the exons ATGCCACTGGCTAGGGGCAGTACATGTCAAAGATATGGCAAGAGCTCAAGTCTTGCTGTACATAGTACAGAGTATGCAGCAGCTACA GCAGAATTGAAGGACAAACTAGCTAGCATATATGATGTGAAAGATCCAAATTCTATCTTTGTCTTCAAGTTCCGTACTCACTTTGGAGGAGGTAAATCTATTGAATTCGGTTTGATTTATGATTCTGTTGATAACGCAAAGAAGTTTGAACCAAAGTACAGCCTGATAAGG AATGGATTGGCTACCAAGATTGAGAAGTccagaaaacaaatgaaaaaaagGAAGAACATAGCTAAGAAGATCAGTGGTGTTAAGAAG ACCAAGGCTGCTGAAGCTGGAAAGAAGAAATGA